One stretch of Streptomyces sp. R21 DNA includes these proteins:
- a CDS encoding serine/threonine-protein kinase yields the protein MRPVGSKYLLEEPLGRGATGTVWRARQRETAGSEAAVAGQPGETVAIKVLKEELANDADIVMRFLRERSVLLRLTHPNIVRVRDLVVEGDLLALVMDLIDGPDLHRYLRENGPFSPVAAALLTAQVADALACSHADGVVHRDLKPANVLLKQDGGEMHPMLTDFGIARLADSPGLTRTHEFVGTPAYVAPESAEGRPQTSAVDIYGAGILLYELVTGRPPFGGGSALEVLHQHLSAEPRRPSTVPDPLWTVIERCLRKNPDERPSAENLARGLRTVAAGVGVHANSAQIAAADGVGALLAPDPAPAAVPGVPGAADPTQVLPHGAGAYDPNAATSVLPHTGDADPTSVLPHRGAADPTAVMPPVPQNQPGGPQGPGPEDPHPWQNQLRAARDRNEQTQVQYLDPSEDPLRRRPQRQVARPQQQPRQQQRPPQGQQPPPGYGYPQQPQQYAPQHQQQPQRYAPAPQPQPQHQRYAPQAPQQPQQPAPRQPREPRQRSANPTKIPGLGCLKGCLVTIVIFFVAGWLIWELSPLQDWIGEGKGYWAQLGDWYDTVSGWIGDLGGSSGN from the coding sequence GTGCGGCCGGTAGGGAGCAAGTACCTCCTTGAGGAGCCGCTGGGACGCGGCGCCACAGGCACCGTCTGGCGCGCCCGCCAGAGGGAGACCGCGGGTTCGGAGGCGGCCGTCGCGGGCCAGCCCGGGGAGACCGTGGCGATCAAGGTCCTCAAGGAGGAGCTCGCCAACGACGCGGACATCGTGATGCGGTTCCTGCGCGAGCGGTCCGTCCTGCTGCGGCTGACCCACCCGAACATCGTCCGGGTGCGGGACCTCGTGGTCGAGGGCGATCTCCTCGCGCTCGTCATGGACCTCATCGACGGGCCCGACCTGCACCGCTACCTCCGCGAGAACGGGCCGTTCTCGCCCGTCGCCGCCGCGCTGCTGACCGCCCAGGTCGCCGACGCGCTCGCCTGCAGCCACGCCGACGGCGTCGTGCACCGCGACCTGAAGCCCGCGAACGTCCTGCTCAAGCAGGACGGCGGCGAGATGCACCCGATGCTCACCGACTTCGGCATCGCCCGCCTCGCCGATTCGCCCGGCCTCACCCGCACGCACGAGTTCGTCGGCACGCCCGCGTACGTCGCGCCCGAGTCGGCCGAGGGCCGTCCGCAGACGTCCGCCGTCGACATCTACGGCGCCGGAATCCTGCTGTACGAGCTGGTCACCGGGCGTCCGCCGTTCGGAGGCGGGTCCGCGCTGGAGGTGCTCCACCAGCACCTGAGCGCCGAGCCCCGCCGGCCGTCCACGGTTCCCGACCCGCTGTGGACCGTCATAGAGCGCTGCCTGCGCAAGAACCCCGACGAACGCCCCAGCGCCGAGAACCTCGCCCGGGGGCTGCGCACCGTCGCCGCGGGCGTCGGCGTGCACGCGAACTCCGCGCAGATCGCCGCCGCGGACGGCGTCGGCGCCCTGCTCGCGCCGGACCCGGCCCCGGCGGCCGTCCCCGGCGTGCCCGGCGCGGCCGACCCGACGCAGGTCCTGCCGCACGGCGCGGGCGCCTACGACCCGAACGCCGCGACCAGTGTCCTGCCGCACACCGGCGACGCCGACCCCACCTCCGTACTGCCGCACCGCGGCGCGGCCGACCCGACCGCCGTCATGCCCCCGGTGCCCCAGAACCAGCCCGGCGGGCCGCAGGGACCCGGGCCCGAGGACCCGCACCCCTGGCAGAACCAGCTGCGCGCCGCACGCGATCGCAACGAGCAGACGCAGGTCCAGTACCTCGACCCCAGCGAGGACCCGCTGCGCCGCCGGCCGCAGCGGCAGGTCGCCCGGCCCCAGCAGCAGCCGCGCCAGCAGCAGCGGCCGCCGCAGGGGCAGCAGCCGCCGCCCGGGTACGGGTATCCGCAGCAGCCCCAGCAGTACGCGCCGCAGCACCAGCAGCAGCCGCAGCGGTACGCTCCGGCGCCGCAGCCCCAGCCGCAGCACCAGCGGTACGCGCCGCAGGCCCCGCAGCAGCCTCAGCAGCCCGCGCCCCGGCAGCCGCGCGAGCCGCGCCAGCGCAGCGCCAACCCGACGAAGATCCCCGGGCTCGGCTGCCTCAAGGGGTGCCTCGTCACGATCGTCATCTTCTTTGTCGCCGGATGGCTGATCTGGGAACTCAGTCCCCTTCAGGACTGGATCGGGGAGGGCAAGGGTTACTGGGCCCAGCTCGGTGACTGGTACGACACGGTGAGCGGGTGGATAGGGGATCTGGGGGGCAGCTCCGGCAACTGA
- a CDS encoding serine/threonine-protein kinase, with protein sequence MARKIGSRYTANQILGRGSAGTVWLGEGPEGPVAIKLLREDLASDQELVGRFVQERTALLGLDHPHVVAVRDLVVDGNDLALVMDLVRGTDLRTRLDRERRLAPEAAVAIVADVADGLAAAHAAGVVHRDVKPENVLLDMQGPLGPGGAHPALLTDFGVAKLIDSPRRTKATKIIGTPDYLAPEIIEGLPPRAAVDIYALATVLYELLAGFTPFGGGHPGAVLRRHVTETVVPLPGISDELWQLIVQCLAKAPASRLRASELGARLREQLPLLAGMPPLDVDEPDAESEEEAYESASAAESAVPRERERVRRGAVPLVPGAAPDSNRDTHTSMRVPGPDELAGGARGTARAPRAAGAPRPGSARHRASARRRRITLGAAAVALVAAVGVGTWVATSGDDSGASPSDTKNSAPASP encoded by the coding sequence TTGGCACGGAAGATCGGTAGCCGGTACACCGCCAACCAGATCCTGGGGCGGGGCAGTGCCGGCACGGTGTGGCTGGGCGAGGGGCCGGAAGGGCCCGTGGCCATCAAGCTGCTGCGCGAGGACCTCGCGTCCGACCAGGAGCTCGTGGGCCGCTTCGTCCAGGAGCGCACGGCGCTGCTCGGTCTCGACCATCCCCATGTCGTCGCGGTGCGGGATCTCGTCGTGGACGGCAACGATCTCGCGCTCGTCATGGATCTCGTCCGCGGTACGGATCTGCGCACCCGGCTCGACCGGGAGCGGCGGCTCGCGCCCGAGGCCGCGGTCGCGATCGTCGCCGACGTCGCGGACGGGCTCGCGGCGGCGCACGCGGCGGGGGTCGTGCACCGGGATGTGAAGCCCGAGAACGTGCTGCTCGACATGCAGGGGCCGCTCGGGCCGGGCGGCGCCCATCCCGCGCTGCTGACCGACTTCGGGGTCGCCAAGCTGATCGACTCGCCGCGGCGCACCAAGGCGACGAAGATCATCGGCACGCCTGACTATCTCGCTCCCGAGATCATCGAGGGGCTGCCGCCGCGGGCCGCCGTCGACATCTATGCGTTGGCGACCGTTCTGTACGAGCTCCTCGCCGGGTTCACGCCGTTCGGCGGGGGACATCCGGGGGCCGTGCTGCGGCGGCACGTCACCGAGACCGTGGTGCCGTTGCCCGGCATCTCCGACGAGCTGTGGCAGCTGATCGTGCAGTGTCTGGCGAAGGCGCCGGCGTCGCGGTTGCGGGCGTCCGAGCTCGGTGCGCGGCTGCGGGAGCAGTTGCCGTTGCTGGCCGGCATGCCGCCGCTCGACGTCGATGAGCCGGATGCCGAGTCCGAGGAGGAGGCGTACGAGTCCGCTTCCGCGGCGGAGTCGGCTGTGCCGCGTGAGCGGGAGCGGGTGCGGCGGGGGGCTGTGCCTTTGGTGCCGGGGGCTGCGCCGGACTCCAATCGGGATACGCATACGTCGATGCGGGTGCCGGGGCCTGATGAGCTGGCGGGGGGCGCCCGGGGGACGGCGCGCGCGCCGCGTGCGGCGGGGGCGCCCCGGCCGGGGTCGGCCCGCCACCGTGCGTCTGCGCGCCGCCGCCGCATTACCCTCGGCGCGGCCGCGGTGGCTCTCGTGGCCGCGGTCGGCGTCGGTACGTGGGTCGCCACCTCTGGGGACGACTCGGGCGCCTCTCCCTCCGACACGAAGAATTCGGCTCCGGCGAGTCCCTGA
- the prfB gene encoding peptide chain release factor 2, with product MAVVDVSEELKSLSSTMESIEAVLDLDKLRADIAVLEEQAAAPSLWDDPDEAQKITSKLSHLQAEVRKAEALRGRIDDLGVLFEMAEEEDDPDTRAEAESELTSVKKALDEMEVRTLLSGEYDSREAVVTIRAEAGGVDASDFAEKLQRMYLRWAERHGYKTELYETSYAEEAGIKSTTFAVHVPYAYGTLSVEQGTHRLVRISPFDNQGRRQTSFAGVEILPVVEQTDHIEIDESELRVDVYRSSGPGGQGVNTTDSAVRLTHLPTGIVVSCQNERSQIQNKASAMNVLQAKLLERRRHEEQARMDALKGDGGNSWGNQMRSYVLHPYQMVKDLRTEFEVGNPEAVFSGEIDGFIEAGIRWRKQQEK from the coding sequence GTGGCAGTCGTCGATGTATCCGAAGAGCTCAAGTCCCTCTCCTCGACCATGGAGTCGATCGAGGCCGTCCTGGACCTCGACAAGCTGAGGGCAGACATCGCCGTGCTCGAGGAGCAGGCGGCCGCGCCGTCCCTGTGGGACGACCCGGACGAGGCGCAGAAGATCACCAGCAAGCTCAGCCACCTCCAGGCGGAGGTCAGGAAGGCCGAGGCGCTGCGTGGTCGTATCGACGATCTCGGGGTGCTCTTCGAGATGGCCGAGGAGGAGGACGACCCGGACACCCGTGCCGAGGCCGAGTCCGAGCTCACGTCCGTGAAGAAGGCGCTGGACGAGATGGAGGTGCGGACGCTGCTGAGCGGTGAGTACGACTCCCGTGAAGCCGTCGTCACCATCCGAGCCGAGGCCGGCGGCGTCGACGCCTCCGACTTCGCCGAGAAGCTCCAGCGCATGTACCTGCGCTGGGCGGAGCGGCACGGCTACAAGACGGAGCTGTACGAGACGTCGTACGCGGAAGAGGCCGGCATCAAGTCGACCACCTTCGCCGTGCACGTTCCGTACGCGTACGGGACGCTGTCCGTGGAGCAGGGCACGCACCGGCTGGTGCGCATCTCGCCCTTCGACAACCAGGGGCGTCGCCAGACCTCGTTCGCCGGTGTCGAGATCCTGCCCGTCGTCGAGCAGACCGATCACATCGAGATCGACGAGTCCGAGCTGCGGGTGGATGTGTATCGGTCGTCCGGACCCGGTGGCCAGGGCGTCAACACGACGGACTCCGCTGTTCGCCTCACCCACCTCCCCACCGGGATCGTCGTCTCCTGTCAGAACGAGCGCTCGCAGATCCAGAACAAGGCCAGCGCCATGAACGTTCTGCAGGCGAAGCTGCTGGAGCGGCGCCGCCACGAGGAGCAGGCCCGGATGGACGCCCTCAAGGGCGACGGCGGCAACTCCTGGGGCAACCAGATGCGTTCGTACGTCCTGCACCCGTACCAGATGGTCAAGGACCTGCGCACCGAGTTCGAAGTCGGCAATCCCGAGGCCGTGTTCAGCGGTGAGATCGACGGTTTCATCGAGGCCGGAATTCGCTGGCGCAAGCAGCAGGAGAAGTAG
- the ftsE gene encoding cell division ATP-binding protein FtsE: MIRFDNVSKVYPKQTRPALRDVSLEVEKGEFVFLVGSSGSGKSTFLRLILREERASHGQVHILGKDLARLSNWKVPQMRRQLGTVFQDFRLLPNKTVAENVAFAQEVIGKSKGEIRKSVPQVLDLVGLGGKEDRMPGELSGGEQQRVAIARAFVNRPKLLIADEPTGNLDPQTSVGIMKLLDRINRTGTTVVMATHDQNIVDQMRKRVIELEKGRLVRDQARGVYGYQH; encoded by the coding sequence GTGATCCGATTCGACAACGTCTCCAAGGTCTACCCCAAGCAGACCCGCCCCGCCCTCAGGGATGTCTCCCTCGAGGTCGAGAAGGGCGAGTTCGTTTTCCTCGTGGGGTCCTCGGGCTCCGGAAAGTCCACCTTCCTGCGGCTGATCCTCCGCGAGGAGCGGGCCAGCCACGGACAGGTGCACATCCTGGGGAAGGACCTCGCACGCCTCTCCAACTGGAAGGTGCCGCAGATGCGCCGCCAGCTGGGGACGGTCTTCCAGGACTTCCGCCTGCTGCCCAACAAGACGGTCGCCGAGAACGTGGCCTTCGCGCAGGAGGTCATCGGCAAGTCGAAGGGCGAGATCCGCAAGTCCGTGCCCCAGGTGCTCGACCTCGTCGGGCTGGGCGGCAAGGAGGACCGGATGCCCGGCGAGCTGTCCGGCGGTGAGCAGCAGCGTGTCGCCATCGCGCGGGCCTTCGTCAACCGGCCCAAGCTGCTGATCGCGGACGAGCCCACCGGCAACCTCGACCCGCAGACCTCCGTCGGCATCATGAAGCTGCTCGACCGGATCAACCGGACGGGCACGACCGTGGTGATGGCGACCCACGACCAGAACATCGTGGACCAGATGCGCAAGCGCGTCATCGAGCTGGAGAAGGGTCGTCTCGTCCGCGACCAGGCGCGCGGCGTCTACGGCTACCAGCACTGA
- the ftsX gene encoding permease-like cell division protein FtsX produces the protein MRAQFVLSEIGVGLRRNLTMTFAVIVSVALSLALFGGSLLMSDQVSTMKGYWYDKVNVSIFLCNKSDAESDPNCAKGAVTSQQKEQIKSELGKLSVVEKVSYESADQAYKHYKEQFGDSPLASSLTPDQMQESYRIKLKDPEKYQVIATAFDGRDGVQSVQDQKGILDNLFGLLNGMNWAARAVMALMLVVALMLIVNTVRVSAFSRRRETGIMRLVGASGFYIQAPFIMEAAVAGLIGGGVACGFLLIARYFIIDHGLALSEKLNLINFIGWDAVLTKLPLILATSLLMPALAAFFALRKYLKV, from the coding sequence ATGCGCGCCCAGTTCGTTCTGTCGGAGATCGGTGTCGGTCTCCGCCGCAATCTCACGATGACCTTCGCGGTCATCGTCTCGGTCGCCCTCTCCCTCGCACTGTTCGGCGGGTCGCTCCTGATGAGCGACCAGGTCAGCACGATGAAGGGCTACTGGTACGACAAGGTCAACGTCTCGATCTTCCTCTGCAACAAGAGCGACGCGGAGTCCGACCCCAACTGTGCCAAGGGGGCGGTCACCAGCCAGCAGAAGGAGCAGATCAAGTCCGAGCTCGGCAAGCTGTCGGTGGTCGAGAAGGTCTCCTACGAGTCGGCGGACCAGGCGTACAAGCACTACAAGGAGCAGTTCGGCGACTCCCCGCTGGCCAGCTCCCTCACGCCGGACCAGATGCAGGAGTCGTACCGCATCAAGCTGAAGGACCCGGAGAAGTACCAGGTCATCGCGACCGCCTTCGACGGGCGTGACGGCGTGCAGTCCGTGCAGGACCAGAAGGGCATCCTGGACAACCTCTTCGGGCTGCTCAACGGCATGAACTGGGCGGCGCGGGCGGTGATGGCGCTGATGCTCGTCGTGGCGCTGATGCTGATCGTCAACACGGTGCGCGTCTCGGCGTTCAGCCGACGGCGGGAGACCGGGATCATGCGCCTCGTCGGCGCCTCCGGCTTCTACATCCAGGCGCCGTTCATCATGGAGGCCGCGGTCGCCGGGCTCATCGGCGGTGGTGTCGCCTGCGGCTTCCTGCTGATCGCGCGCTACTTCATCATCGACCACGGACTGGCCCTGTCCGAGAAGCTCAATCTGATCAACTTCATCGGCTGGGACGCCGTACTCACGAAGCTCCCGCTCATCCTCGCCACGAGCCTGCTGATGCCCGCGCTCGCCGCATTCTTCGCGTTGCGCAAGTACCTGAAGGTGTGA
- a CDS encoding S41 family peptidase, whose amino-acid sequence MSGRDLFCQPRRIGRGAALTLVFASVLVAGAATGSFPDPGRKSSPAAARSAAPATPHEDVTEAAERAMADGKSPMEAAERAVSRSGDRWGAVYSQGEYEEFEEALDGEYTGVGLWARRERDGRIEVTRVQSGSPAATAGIRKGDRLHTVDGAEVDGRPVTDVVALLRGDADDAAAGTTVRLGLERGTRAWNLTLRRARLSTDSVTVQKAAGGVTVIRIAAFTKGSGDVVRTAVRQAPAGTGVVLDLRGNSGGLVTEAVTTASAFLDGGLVATYDVNGRQRALHADSGGDTTRPLVALVDGGTMSAAELLTGALQDRGRAVVVGSRTFGKGSVQMPSRLPDGSVAELTVGHYRTPSGRGVDGRGITPDLDADDGALQRAETVLSGLGDPS is encoded by the coding sequence ATGTCAGGCCGCGACCTGTTCTGTCAGCCCCGCCGCATCGGCCGCGGGGCCGCCCTGACATTGGTCTTCGCGAGTGTGCTGGTGGCCGGCGCCGCGACCGGCTCGTTCCCGGACCCCGGCCGGAAATCCTCGCCCGCCGCGGCCCGTTCGGCCGCCCCCGCCACTCCCCACGAGGACGTCACCGAGGCCGCCGAGCGGGCCATGGCCGACGGCAAGTCACCCATGGAGGCCGCCGAGCGCGCCGTCAGCCGCAGCGGCGACCGCTGGGGCGCCGTCTACTCCCAGGGGGAGTACGAGGAGTTCGAGGAAGCTCTCGACGGCGAGTACACGGGCGTCGGGCTGTGGGCCAGGCGCGAGCGCGACGGGCGGATCGAGGTGACCCGGGTGCAGAGCGGATCGCCCGCGGCCACCGCCGGGATCCGCAAGGGTGACCGACTGCACACCGTCGACGGCGCCGAGGTCGACGGCCGGCCCGTCACGGACGTCGTCGCCTTACTGCGCGGTGACGCCGACGACGCGGCCGCCGGCACCACCGTCCGGCTCGGACTGGAGCGCGGCACGCGCGCGTGGAACCTGACTCTGCGCCGGGCCCGCCTGTCCACGGACTCGGTGACCGTGCAGAAGGCCGCCGGGGGCGTCACCGTCATCAGGATCGCCGCCTTCACCAAGGGCTCCGGCGACGTCGTACGCACCGCCGTACGGCAGGCTCCGGCCGGCACCGGCGTCGTCCTCGACCTGCGCGGGAACTCCGGCGGCCTGGTCACCGAGGCCGTCACCACCGCCTCCGCCTTCCTCGACGGCGGCCTCGTCGCCACGTACGACGTCAACGGCAGGCAGCGCGCCCTGCACGCCGATTCCGGCGGGGACACCACCAGACCCCTGGTCGCGCTCGTCGACGGCGGCACGATGAGCGCGGCCGAGCTCCTCACCGGCGCCCTCCAGGACCGCGGCCGCGCGGTCGTCGTGGGCTCCAGGACCTTCGGCAAGGGCTCGGTGCAGATGCCGAGCCGGCTGCCCGACGGCTCCGTCGCCGAGCTGACCGTCGGGCACTACCGCACCCCGTCGGGCCGCGGCGTCGACGGCCGGGGCATCACCCCCGACCTGGACGCCGACGACGGAGCCCTGCAGCGGGCCGAGACAGTATTGAGTGGCCTCGGAGACCCCTCGTAG
- the smpB gene encoding SsrA-binding protein SmpB, producing MYVPKESQQKQQGKQGAAAKGKDGERGGKRKIVAQNKKARHDYAIIDTYEAGIVLTGTEVKSLRQGRASLADGFVQIDGNEAWLHNAHIPEYSQGTWTNHSVRRKRKLLLHREEIDKLESKSQETGHTIVPLAVYFRDGRAKAEIALARGKKEYDKRQTLREHQDRRESDRAIAAAKRRQRAREQ from the coding sequence ATGTACGTACCGAAAGAGTCCCAGCAGAAGCAGCAGGGCAAGCAGGGCGCGGCCGCCAAGGGCAAGGACGGCGAGCGGGGCGGCAAGCGCAAGATCGTCGCGCAGAACAAGAAGGCGCGTCACGACTACGCGATCATCGACACCTACGAGGCCGGCATCGTGCTGACCGGCACCGAGGTGAAGTCGCTGCGCCAGGGCCGGGCCTCGTTGGCCGACGGCTTCGTCCAGATCGACGGGAACGAGGCGTGGCTGCACAACGCCCACATCCCGGAGTACAGCCAGGGCACCTGGACCAACCACTCCGTGCGCCGCAAGCGCAAGCTGCTGCTGCACCGCGAGGAGATCGACAAGCTGGAGTCGAAGTCCCAGGAGACGGGCCACACGATCGTGCCGCTCGCCGTGTACTTCAGGGACGGCCGGGCCAAGGCCGAGATCGCCCTCGCCCGCGGAAAGAAGGAGTACGACAAGCGGCAGACGCTGCGTGAGCACCAGGACCGCCGGGAGTCCGACCGCGCGATCGCGGCGGCGAAGCGGCGGCAGCGGGCGCGGGAGCAGTAG
- a CDS encoding PHB depolymerase family esterase, with product MTQTRAVTPRLVLVVVLAALLSVLLPAGRASAASVQEVTGFGTNPGALKMYRYTPDGLPAGRPVVVALHGCTQNAAGYGTGSGWTQLADRWGFSVVLPQQQTANNASSCFDWFQSGDMERGQGEAASIAQMVDRQLADVSGDASRVYVTGLSAGGGMVTVMMAAYPEKFAAGGVVAGLPYGCAQAAGSPYVCMYVGATQTAKQWGDRVRAARPGYTGPWPTLTVFQGTADYTVKPVNMTDLMKQWTDVHGADQTADVSDTVAGYPHQVFRDGGGNAVVETYSITGMGHGQPVDPGSGSEQCGTAGAYILDVNVCAAYRLGHAWGLG from the coding sequence ATGACCCAAACCAGAGCCGTAACACCCCGCCTTGTGCTGGTGGTCGTCCTGGCCGCCCTGTTGTCCGTCCTGCTGCCCGCCGGGCGGGCCTCCGCCGCGTCCGTGCAGGAGGTGACCGGGTTCGGGACCAACCCCGGCGCCCTGAAGATGTACCGCTACACGCCCGACGGGCTGCCGGCCGGCCGGCCCGTCGTCGTCGCCCTGCACGGGTGCACCCAGAACGCCGCCGGTTACGGCACCGGCAGCGGCTGGACCCAGCTCGCCGACCGGTGGGGCTTCTCCGTGGTGCTGCCGCAGCAGCAGACCGCGAACAACGCCTCGTCCTGCTTCGACTGGTTCCAGAGCGGGGACATGGAACGCGGCCAGGGCGAGGCCGCCAGCATCGCGCAGATGGTGGACCGGCAGCTCGCCGACGTGTCGGGCGACGCCTCGCGCGTGTACGTCACCGGGCTGTCCGCCGGGGGCGGGATGGTCACCGTGATGATGGCGGCGTACCCGGAGAAGTTCGCCGCGGGCGGTGTCGTCGCCGGGCTGCCGTACGGGTGCGCGCAGGCCGCCGGATCGCCGTACGTCTGCATGTACGTCGGCGCCACGCAGACCGCGAAGCAGTGGGGCGACCGGGTGCGCGCCGCCCGGCCCGGATACACCGGACCCTGGCCCACGCTGACCGTCTTCCAGGGCACCGCCGACTACACCGTGAAGCCCGTCAACATGACCGACCTGATGAAGCAGTGGACCGACGTCCACGGGGCCGACCAGACGGCGGACGTCAGCGACACCGTGGCCGGATACCCGCACCAGGTCTTCCGGGACGGCGGCGGCAACGCGGTCGTGGAGACGTACAGCATCACGGGGATGGGACACGGGCAGCCCGTCGACCCGGGGAGCGGGAGCGAGCAGTGCGGAACCGCGGGCGCGTACATCCTGGACGTGAACGTGTGCGCCGCCTACCGGCTCGGACACGCGTGGGGGCTCGGCTGA
- the dacB gene encoding D-alanyl-D-alanine carboxypeptidase/D-alanyl-D-alanine-endopeptidase: MKRPVSTSAKRVNSRVRLWCWAAALALAAAALSWSAPAGADSDRTGLPEAIDTILGDARMEGGVASVVVADAASGEVLYAHQPTTRLMPASNTKLGTSAAAMELLGPDYRFTTDVLTNGARHGSVLYGDLYLRGTGDPTLLAADYDQLAARIAESGITRVGGRLVADDTRFDRQRLGRSWAADDESSYYSAQISALSVAPDTDYDTGTVIVQVTPGAEAGDKPTVSVTPKTDYVHIDLRATTVAAGGANDLTVEREHGTNTIVVSGTTPVGGSGAKEWVTVWEPTGYAAAVFRDALTAHGVKVTGPTRLGRATPKDATTLASHDSMQLRDLLIPFMKLSNNMHAEILTKAMGYKASGEGSWSAGLAAVGGYLKGVGADPGEVRQVDGSGLSRMDNFPAGQLAKLLLAVRSEPWYADWYRSLPVACDPQRFVGGTLRTRMCGTPAALNARGKTGSLTGASALSGYVTDAGGRELVYSIVLNNFLVSSVKPLEDAIVVTLAKSTEEAAVAVTPKAAKGAETQGDLECSWRKPAQC, from the coding sequence ATGAAGAGACCCGTGAGCACATCCGCGAAACGTGTCAATTCCCGTGTACGTCTCTGGTGTTGGGCCGCCGCCCTGGCGCTGGCGGCGGCCGCCCTCAGCTGGAGCGCGCCGGCCGGTGCGGACTCCGACCGCACCGGCCTGCCGGAGGCCATCGACACCATCCTCGGGGACGCCCGCATGGAGGGCGGGGTCGCGAGCGTGGTCGTCGCCGACGCCGCGAGTGGCGAGGTGCTGTACGCCCACCAGCCCACCACCCGGCTCATGCCCGCCTCGAACACCAAGCTCGGCACCTCCGCCGCCGCGATGGAACTCCTCGGCCCCGACTACCGGTTCACCACGGACGTCCTGACGAACGGGGCGCGGCACGGCTCCGTTCTGTATGGAGATCTGTATCTGCGGGGGACCGGCGACCCCACCCTTCTCGCTGCCGACTACGACCAACTCGCCGCCCGTATAGCCGAGTCGGGCATCACCCGAGTCGGCGGGCGGCTCGTCGCGGACGACACCCGGTTCGACCGGCAGCGGCTCGGGCGGTCCTGGGCCGCCGACGACGAGTCCTCGTACTACTCGGCGCAGATCAGCGCGCTGAGCGTGGCGCCCGACACGGACTACGACACCGGGACCGTGATCGTGCAGGTTACGCCCGGCGCCGAGGCCGGGGACAAGCCGACCGTCTCCGTCACCCCGAAGACCGACTACGTCCACATCGACCTGCGGGCCACCACCGTCGCCGCGGGCGGTGCGAACGACCTCACCGTCGAGCGGGAGCACGGCACCAACACCATCGTCGTGAGCGGTACGACACCCGTCGGCGGCTCCGGCGCGAAGGAGTGGGTGACCGTGTGGGAACCCACCGGGTACGCCGCCGCCGTGTTCCGGGACGCGCTCACCGCGCACGGGGTGAAGGTCACCGGGCCCACCCGGCTCGGCCGGGCCACCCCGAAGGACGCGACGACGCTCGCCTCCCACGACTCCATGCAACTGCGCGACCTGCTCATCCCGTTCATGAAGCTGTCGAACAACATGCACGCCGAGATCCTCACCAAGGCCATGGGCTACAAGGCCTCGGGGGAGGGGAGCTGGAGCGCCGGGCTCGCCGCGGTCGGCGGGTATCTCAAGGGTGTCGGTGCCGATCCGGGCGAGGTGCGCCAGGTCGACGGGTCCGGGCTGTCGCGGATGGACAACTTCCCGGCGGGGCAGCTCGCCAAGCTGCTGCTCGCGGTGCGCTCCGAGCCCTGGTACGCGGACTGGTACCGGTCGCTGCCGGTGGCCTGCGATCCGCAGCGATTCGTGGGCGGCACCCTGCGCACCCGGATGTGCGGGACGCCCGCCGCACTCAACGCCCGTGGCAAGACAGGGTCGTTGACCGGCGCCTCGGCGCTCTCCGGCTATGTGACGGACGCCGGTGGACGCGAGCTCGTCTACAGCATCGTCCTCAACAACTTCCTCGTCTCCTCGGTGAAGCCGCTGGAGGACGCCATCGTCGTCACACTCGCCAAGTCCACCGAGGAAGCCGCAGTCGCGGTGACGCCGAAGGCGGCGAAGGGTGCGGAGACGCAGGGCGATCTCGAATGCTCGTGGCGCAAGCCTGCCCAGTGCTGA